TTTTTCTGCGAACTCTGTGGTTTTCTCTGTATCTCTGCGGTAAATTAACTTTTAGCGAAGTGTCAATGGTATCATTTTTTCAATTTCAACTGTTTTCTGGCGGTTTCTATTTTCTGTTGAGATAGTTTGTGTTCAGGGTCAAGTTTCAGAACTTCTTCCCACTCGGCGATTGCTTCCCCATATTTTTTCTGCTGATACAATTGAGTCGCTTTATTAAAATGTTCCGCCATCAGTCTCTTTTTTTCTATTTCATTCAATTGCTTGTCATTGCGAGTTAAAGATGTAGTTGCAGACCCTTGGTCTGCTTCCTTTGTCTTTATTTTCGGTTCTGCGTCACTTTCGCGTTCCATTCCCGTGTCTGTTCCGCGTTCTTTACCAAAGTAATAATACACTGCCAGATTCGCAACTCATTCAATACCATCAACTTTGAACTCATCTGATTTCAAGCCGATAAATGTAGGTGAAAAATCAATTACGAATCTGGCACAGTTCTCGCAGTTGTCGGCACAGTTCTTCTGTAGCAGGACATTCATCCCGCTAATGTATAAGAAACATAAGCAGTTTATCAACTCCTACATCAATTGCTTTGGTTTCATGTTCTTCTTCTTCATGTTTACCGGGTAAAAGTGGCGGGAAATATGCATATGGTGATTTGGTATCACCTAAATCAACTGTT
The DNA window shown above is from Elusimicrobiota bacterium and carries:
- a CDS encoding tetratricopeptide repeat protein codes for the protein MERESDAEPKIKTKEADQGSATTSLTRNDKQLNEIEKKRLMAEHFNKATQLYQQKKYGEAIAEWEEVLKLDPEHKLSQQKIETARKQLKLKK